A single genomic interval of Oryctolagus cuniculus chromosome 19, mOryCun1.1, whole genome shotgun sequence harbors:
- the MLXIPL gene encoding carbohydrate-responsive element-binding protein isoform X3, protein MREYHKWRIYYKKRLRKSSREGDLLAPKQPETGWPPRERWCQQLFSSVVPVLLGGPEEEPGGRQLLDIDSFLSDISDTLFTMTQPGPSPLQLPPEDAYVGNADMIQPDLTPLQPSLDDFMEISDFFTNYRPPQTPAPPSLPEPPSFGPMADSLFSSGVLGPEVPPASTGPTQLSAHHRLQARSSCPGSLDPSAFLSSDFLLPEDPKPKLPPHPATPPLLQCPSLAKVPGLEPCPPAPFPATAPSQAALQQGESVFPPRFPFLTAPPAPPAPGVSPLPAPTPFLPTPQQVQGPAPTTFPLGHLPAGYPEPAFGPGFAVPQGVRPRCKPPTTSLGGRKASPPTLAPATARSNNPCLTQLLTAAKPEHALEPPLAPGALLQPTESPQEPTPEFSCAFYPPALAPTPPRPPPGPAAPAAPRPLIVPKVERLSPPAPSGSERRLSVELNSAPCQAALSLRVSPAQPILSRGRPDNKTESRRITHISAEQKRRFNIKLGFDTLHGLVSTLSAQPSIKVSKATTLQKTAEYIVMLQQERAAMQEEAQQLRDEIEELNAAINLCQQQLPATGVPITHQRFDQMRDMFDDYVRTRTLHNWKFWVFSILIRPLFESFNGMVSTASLHSLRQTSLAWLDQYCSLPALRPTVLNSLRQLSTSTSILTDPGRVPEQATRAVTEGTLGKPL, encoded by the exons ATGCGAGAGTACCACAAGTGGCGCATTTACTACAAGAAGCGG CTCCGGAAGTCCAGCAGAGAAGGGGACCTCCTGGCTCCCAAGCAG CCGGAAACGGGGTGGCCGCCGCGGGAGCGATGGTGCCAGCAGCTCTTCTCCAGCGTGGTGCCGGTGCTGCTGGGGGGCCCCGAGGAGGAGCCAGGCGGCCGGCAGCTGCTGGACATCGACAGTTTCTTGTCCGACATCTCCGACACACTCTTCACCATGACTCAGCCGGGGCCCTCGCCCCTGCAGCTGCCCCCCGAGGATG CCTACGTGGGCAATGCTGACATGATCCAACCGGACCTGAcacccctgcagcccagcctggaTGACTTCATGGAGATCTCAG ATTTCTTCACCAACTACCGGCCCCCGCAGACTCCTGCGCCCCCGAGCCTCCCCGAGCCCCCCAGCTTCGGCCCCATGGCTGATTCCCTCTTCAGCAGCGGGGTCCTGGGCCccgaggtgcccccagcctccacAGGTCCGACCCAGCTCTCAGCACACCACCGCCTGCAG GCTCGGAGCAGCTGCCCTGGCTCCTTGGACCCCAGTGCCTTCCTGAgctctgacttcctccttcctgaagACCCCAAGCCCAAGCTGCCGCCCCACCCTGCGACCCCACCTCTCCTCCAATGCCCCAGCCTTGCCAAGGTGCCCGGCCTGGAGCCCTGCCCCCCGGCCCCCTTCCCTGCCACGGCGCCCTCGCAGGCTGCTTTGCAGCAGGGAGAGTCTGTCTTCCCGCCCAGGTTCCCTTTCCTgactgcccctcctgcccctcctgccccaggcgTGTCCCCGCTGCCtgctcccacccccttcctgcccaccccccagcaggtgcaaggccctgcccccaccacttTCCCCCTGGGCCACCTCCCCGCTGGGTACCCAGAGCCTGCCTTCGGGCCTGGCTTCGCAGTGCCTCAGGGTGTGCGGCCCAGATGCAAGCCCCCCACCACATCCCTTGGGGGGCGGAAAGCCAGCCCCCcaaccctggcccctgccacGGCCAGGAGCAACAACCCCTGTCTCACGCAGCTGCTCACTGCAG CCAAACCTGAGCACGCCCTGGAGCCACCGCTGGCCCCCGGTGCTCTCCTCCAGCCCACGGAGTCCCCC CAGGAGCCCACCCCTGAATTCTCCTGCGCCTTCTatcccccggccctggcccctaCGCCACCCCGGCCACCGCCAGGCCCCGCTGCCCCGGCCGCTCCCAGGCCCCTGATTGTCCCCAAGGTGGAAAGACTTTCGCCCCCGGCACCCAGCG GCAGTGAGCGGCGGCTGTCAGTGGAGCTCAACTCCGCGCCCTGCCAGGCGGCCCTGAGCCTGCGAGTCTCTCCCGCTCAACCCATCCTGAGCCGCGGCCGTCCAGACAACAAG ACCGAGAGCCGGCGCATCACGCACATCTCTGCGGAGCAGAAGCGGCGCTTCAACATCAAGCTGGGGTTCGACACGCTTCACGGCCTTGTGAGCACGCTCAGCGCCCAGCCCAGCATCAAG GTGAGCAAGGCCACCACGCTCCAGAAGACGGCCGAGTACATCGTCATGCTGCAGCAGGAGCGCGCGGCCATGCAGGAGGAGGCCCAGCAGCTGCGCGACGAGATCGAGGAGCTCAACGCCGCCATCAA CctgtgccagcagcagctgcccgcCACGGGGGTGCCCATCACGCACCAGCGTTTCGACCAGATGCGAGACATGTTCGATGACTACGTGCGGACGCGCACGCTGCACAACTGGAAGTTCTGGGTG TTCAGCATCCTCATCCGACCCCTGTTCGAGTCCTTCAATGGCATGGTGTCCACGGCCAGCTTGCACAGCCTCCGTCAGACCTCGCTGGCCTGGCTGGATCAGTACTGCTCCCTGCCGGCTCTCCGGCCAA CCGTGTTGAACTCCCTACGCCAGCTGAGCACGTCCACCAGTATCCTGACCGACCCAGGCCGTGTACCTGAGCAAGCCACGCGGGCAGTCACAGAGGGCACCCTTGGCAAACCGCTGTAG